AGGCTGCCGGAAGCGGCCAAAGCTGAATATTCACCGAGCGAGTGGCCGGCGACGAAGGCGGCGTCCCGCGCCACGGAAAAACCAGCCTCGGACTCAAGCACGCGCAGGGTGGCCATCGAGACTGCCATCAGTGCCGGCTGGGCGTTTTCGGTGAGCTGAAGGGTTTCGGCCGGACCATCCCAGATGGTCGCCGTCAACTTCTCCCCCAGCGCGGCGTCGATCTCGTCGAACACGGCGCGCGCCACCGGAAAGGCGTCGGCCAGAGCCTTGCCCATGCCCGCGGCCTGGGACCCCTGCCCCGGAAATGTGAATGCTGCCGTCATCGGCGCTCCCTGCTTGTCGGGCGTGATCCTCACGGGGACCGGCAGCCGATTACGCGCGGCCTTGGGCCAAGGTTCCGGATCACGCTCCAAAGGGGGCCGTAGACACTGTCCGGGGTCGGACTGTCAAGCCAAGATGGGAAACCCGGCGGCGTTCAACCGGGGATGTGGCTTGCTAGAATCCGCCGGCCGTCTGGTTGGCGTCAACCTCTGCCCCCGCCCGTGCGCGGCGAGCGCTGTTGACCAGTTGCCCCGGCCGATCGTCCTGGTTCGGCTTCGCGGTGGCGAGCCGCAGCACCGCGGCGTAGCCCGGCTGCACCTCCATGCGGCCGGCGTGCCGGCTGGCGCTCAGCAGGCGATGCACCTTCGGCAGATTGTAGCATGGCACGTAGAACAAGAGGTGATGCTCGAGATGATAGTTCACGTAGTACGGCGCGATGAACAGGCGCTCGAGAAAACTGGCATGCGTGGTGCGGGTGTTGCGCAAGGGGTCATTGCTGTCAGGGACGACGGCATGCTCGGCGATGTTGCGGATGCGGGTGATGACCATCATCCAGGTCAGCAGCGGCACCAGCCAGAGCAGCGGATAGGCCCACCACACGCCAGCCGCAGCGAGCGCTGCAAACATGATCCCATTGACCGCACATTGCGGGCCGAGCTGCTCCCAGAAATGCGTCGCACGCTGCCGCCATGACCAGTCCTTTGGCCCGAGCGCGTTGAGCAATTGCGACTTGCGCTGCTGGTAGCCGGTCTGTCCGGTGATGTCGCGAATGAACTTGCGGCGATAGCTCAGCCTGGTGATCGGAAACGGCGCCGACAACACGAGATCGGGATCGTCTTCCTGCTGGGTGCGCGCATGATGCTGCAAGTGATAGCGCCGGTAGCTGCGGGTCTCCGCAAACAGCGGATAGGCGCAAAACCACTGGCTCAGCGTCAGATTGGTCTTCTCGTTCGCGGACAGGCAGCCGTGCGCGCCATCATGCATCAGAATCGACAGGCCCAGCTGGCGCGAGCCGATGATGGCGACAGCGAGAACATAGGTGAGCGGATTGGGCCACCACGCGACCAGCGCGATCGCGCCGATGATGAGCCCCCAGGCGTGCGCAATCATCGCGACGCCCTTCCACGTCACGCGCTGGCGCACGTCGGCCAGTTGATCGTCGGTCAGGAAATCGCGGGCACGCATGCGAAGCGCAGTCATGGCCTAACCCTCCTCATCCGAAGTGGTTGACGCGTCGCGCTCGTCGACGAGACGCAAGCGCGCAGAATCTCCTGTGGATTTCGCCTGCTCGCCGAGCACGCGCAGCATCTCGGCGCAGAGCGCCTCGGGCGAGCGGCCCATGGCGTAGCCTTCGAGGATGACGCCGATGGCGACGGCCCAGAACCGCCGCGAGCTTTCATCGGGCGCGCGCAGGGAACGCCAGCCGTGCCGCGCCACCTGCCCCGCATAGGCGCGTGCGCCTTCGCTGTGCAGCCGCTCGATGGTGCGCTCGACCAAGGGCGCGAGATCTTGGCGCCGCCGCGTCAGCGTCAACGCCTCGGCGAAGAAGGCGATCGAATCGCTCGCGGTCACGGTCGCGGCCAGCGCGTGCGTGTAATCCTGCGGCGTCCGCGCCTTCAGCGCCGCCTGCTCGGTCGCACGCGCGAGGTACAAGAGATCGCGGCAGGCGCATTCGACGAACAGCGCCTCCTTGGTGCGGAAGTAATAGGTGATCTGGCTCGGGAACGCGTCCGCCGCGGCCGCGATGTCCGTGATTGCCGTGCCCGAAAGTCCCCGCTCGCGGAACAGCGGGCTTGCCGCATCCAACAGCAGCGAGCGCATCTTGCGGCCAGCCGACCGGGTGGCGCGTGCCGCGTGCTTGGGGTCGCTGACGCCCGTTTCGAGCGGCACATGGGCAGAATTGTCTGCCATCGGATCCTCCCGTTGACTTATTTGTATGCCATACAAACAAAGAAATCAAGCGGGGTAAGATTTGCGGGCCATGTACGGGCCCCAAGGTCCGTCCGAGCCGAAACTCGACCTCCAATCCTTGCAAAGCCGGCCAAAATCCGTATAAGGCGCGCATCCGCAGACTCCGGCCGGGAGCTGAACGGACGGTCTCAACAAATCATTCGTGATTTTGGTGTGGCAGGGCCAGTCGGCCCGTCGTCCCGTGTTTCCGCCTTCTGAGCTTAATCCCAGAGTCCTTTCCGAAGGTCTCTTAAGGGCTTGACGCCGGGCGATGCGCCAACATGAGGAAAGGACCACCATGGCTCTTTATGAGCATGTTTTTCTCGCGCGTCAGGACGCGAGCCCGCAGCAGGTCGAGGAGCTGACTGCGCAGATGACCGGTATCGTCGAGGGTCTCGGCGGCAAGGTCACCAAGACCGAGAATTGGGGCGTTCGCTCCCTCACCTATCGCATGAACAAGAACCGCAAGGCGCACTTCGTGCTGCTCAACATCGACGCGCCCGCTGCGGCGATCGCCGAGATCGAGCGCCAGGAGCGCATCAGCGAAGACGTGATCCGCTATCTCAGCGTCCGCGTCGAAGAGCTCGAGGAAGGCCCGTCCGCGATGATGCGCAAGGCGGATCGCGACCGCGAGCGTGACGATCGTGGCGGCGGCTTCCGCGACCGCGAAGGCGGCGGCTTCCGTGGCGACCGCGAGGGTGGTTTCCGTGGCGGCGATCGTGACGGTGGTGGCTTCCGCGGTGACCGCGGCCCGCGCCGTCCGCGCGAAGAAGCTGAAACCACGACGGATGGGGAGTAAGATCAATGGCTGAAGCTGGTGCACGCCGTCCGTTTTTCCGTCGTCGCAAGAGCTGCCCGTTCACGGGCGCCAATGCTCCGAAGATCGACTACAAGGACTCCAAGCTGCTGATGCGTTACGTCTCCGAGCGCGGCAAGATCGTGCCGAGCCGCATCACCGCGGTGTCCGCGAAGAAGCAGCGTGAGCTCGCCCGCGCCATCAAGCGCGCGCGCTTCCTGGGCCTGTTGCCCTACGTTATTCGCTGATACGACCAATCCGACCGGCGGCCCTCGAGCCGCCGGTCGCTGCTTTCTTGAACTCATAAGGCTTCCGGGTCGTCCGGTCGCCGATGGTTGGGGCAAACGATGCCTCTAACCGCTCGAAGGGAGCGGGACAGCTGATGATGGCCTTTGGACTGATAGCCCTGATCGCCGGCGCTGCGTCGGCCCTGATGTTCGCCTCGATCATTTCGGGCGCGCTGATCTCGCTCGTCCTGTTCTATCTCGCACCGCTGCCGCTGATGGTCGCAGCGATCGGCTGGGGACCGCTTTGCGCGAGCCTGGGCGGCATCGCCGCCGCGGTCGGCCTCGGCGCCCTGTTCGGCCTGCCCTACTGCATCGCCTTCGCCGTCACCGTCGCGTTGCCAGCCTGGTGGCTCGGCCATCTCGTCCTGCTCGGAAGGCAGGTGGGAGGTGTCGCGCCGGATGCCTCCGCCGCCGAACCGCCGGCCGAGCCCGTGATCGAGTGGTATCCGGTCGGCCGCATCCTGCTCTGGATCGCAGGCTTCGCCACGCTGACCACGATGGCCGCCCTGCTCACGCTCGGCACCGACGCCGAGACCATCACCGGCACGCTGCGGCGAGGCATGATTCGGCTGCTCCGCGCCGCCGACCCGCAAACCTCCGGCGAAGCCAGCCAGTTCGTTGACGCACTCGTGCGCATCGCACCGGCCGCCGCCACCATCGTCGCGATGATGACGTTGACCCTCAACCTCTGGCTCAGCGCCAAGGTGACTGCGACGTCGGGCCGGCTGCGCCGTCCCTGGCCGGATCTGATGAGCGCCGAACTGCCGCCGATGACGCTGGTGGTGCTCTGCATCGCCCTCGCCTTCTGTTTCACCGGCGGGCTGCTCGCCATCGTCGCGCAGATCACCACGGCGGCGCTGATGATGGCCTATGCGCTGACCGGCTTCGCCGTGCTGCATACGCTGACGCTCGCGCTGAAGAGCCGCACGTTCTGGCTCGGCTCGACCTACGCCGTCGTCGTTGTGTTCGGATGGCCCGTGATCGCGATGGTGATCCTTGGCCTTGCGGATTCCGTGTTCGGCTTCCGCGAGCGCTTCCTGCGCAGCCGGCAGCCGCCGCCGCTGCCAACCCCTTAAGTCCAACCCGAAATCTGCAACTCAGATCACTTCAAAGGAGAACGAATATGGAAGTCATTTTGCTGGAACGCGTCAACAAGCTCGGCCAGATGGGCGAAGTCGTGAAGGTTCGCGACGGCTATGCCCGCAATTTCCTGCTCAAGCGCGGCAAGGCGCTGCGCGCCACCGCCGACAACCGTGCCAAGTATGACGGCATGAAGGCCGACCTCGAAGCGCGCAACCTCCAGGCCAAGGGCGAGGCATCCAAGGTCGCCGAGAAGATCCAGGGCAAGAACATCATCGTGATCCGTCAGGCCTCCGAAGCCGGCCAGCTGTTCGGCTCGGTCACCGTGCGCGACATCGTCATGGCCTTCGAGGCCGACGGCGTCCATCTCGACCGTCCGCAGGTGCAGCTCGACGCGCCGATCAAGACCATCGGCAAGCACACGGTCACCGTTGCCGTTCACCCCGAGGTCGAGGTCGAGATCACCGTCACGGTCGCGCGCAGCCAGGACGAAGCCGAGCGCATCAACCGCGGCGAGGACATCTCGACCCGCAACGAGGACCGCGACGCGGCCGCCGAGGCCATCGCTGCCGCCGGCGAGTTCTTCGATCCGGAAGCCCAGCACGACGACGAGCCGGCGCCGGCTGCGGAAGCGACCGAGAAGTAAAGCCTCACGTTCGCACGAGCTGCGAAGCCCGGTCGCCTCAGGCGGCCGGGCTTTTCGTTTTGGCGGCGACGTCCTCGCTCAGCATCGCGATCGAGGCGAGTGCCGTTGCCGTGTGCTTCTCGACGCCGTCGCTGACGCAGAATACGTCGGCCGCCACCACCGCGACCTGGCGGCCGGGCTTGATCACCTTTGCCCGGCAGATCAGCTTCTCGCCGACCGCGGGCGACAACAAATTGAGCTTGTATTCCGCCGTCAGCGCCGGCTGGCCGCGCGAGGTGGCGGCAGCGATCGTCGTGGCGTTGTCGACCAGGAAGGCGGTGACGCCGCCGTGGAAGAAGCCGTGCTGCTGAAGCAGCTCCGGCCGGCGCTCCACGGCGATGGTGCAGGTGCCGCGCGACAGTTCGGACAGCTCGGCACCGACCAGGTTCATGAAACCCTGCCGGCCGACATTGGCGTGAATGCGCTCGGCAACGGCTGCGAATTCCGGATCGGCTTCGGCTCGCATGCGATCTCCTCCTATTGCTTGTTGATACGATCGAGTGGCCGTAGCGCACGGATGGCGCAGGCGATCAGTGTGTCGGCCTCGATGCGCGGATCAGTGCGGTCGCGCCCCGACAGGAAGGCGCGGCAGAAAATCTGCGCCGGACCGATCAGCTGGCTGACGAACATCACCGGGGTCATCGGCAAGAACTCGCCGCTTGCAACCAGCGGCGCGCGCCAGCGCTCGATGCCTTCGGCAAGGCGCGCATTCTGCGCGCGCTGGGCATCCCGCACGTCCTCGCCCCATTCGCTGCGGGAGATCTCGAAGAGATAGCGCGCCTCGCGCCGGCTGGTGACGACCCAGTCGAGATGCGCCCGGATCAGGCGATCGATGCCCAGCTCCGCATCGGGCATGGGATCGAGCGCCGTCAGCACCGCGGCGTGATAGTGCCTGAGCACCTCCAGGAACAGCGCGCCGGCGAGCTCCTTCTTTGAGCCGAAGGCATGAAAGAAGCTGCCATTGGACGCACGCGCGCGGGCGCGGATCGCCGCCACCGTCGCGGCCTCGAAGCCGACGCGGTCGAACACGACAAGCCCCGCCGCCAACAGATCGTCACGCACGCTCGCCGCCATCGACGCCTTCCTAGAGTCATTGGTCTAGAGCATAACTCTAGAGCTACACTCTACTTGTCGTCAAGACAATGCGGAGGCCGCGACGAACGCGACCTCCGCTACCTCTGGAGAAAATTTGGGTGGTCTAGCGCGAGATCGGCGGCGCGGGCGGTCCGGAGGACTCGGCTGGCGCCGCGGGCGGGGCCGCAGCGGTCGCAGCCGGCGCCGATTCCTGCGGTTTGGCCGCGGGCGCCGGTTCGGAACTGGCGGCAGGCGCGGCTGGCTTGGGGGCGGCCTCTTCCGCCGGCTTGGGCGCGGCCGGCTCGGCCGGCTTCGCGGCACTTGGAGTAGTCGGCGCGACCTGCGGGACCGGATCGGGGCGCGACGCCGGCGCTTCACTGCCGCGCGGCTCGACCTTCGCGCTATCAGGCTTGGCTTCGGGCTTGGCCTCGGGCTCGCCCCTGGCGCTGTCAGGCTTGGTCTCGGGTTTGGCGGTCTCAGGCTTTGACTCGGGCTTCGGCTCGCTCTTCTTGTCTTCAGTTGCCGGTGCGCCGGCGTCGACCTTCGGTGCTTCCTCGGTTCCAGGCTTGCTGCGGCGCTTGGCCTTACGCCCCTCGGGGGCTGCCTGGCCCTCGGGCTTCGCGCCCTCCTCGGCCGGCCGCGCAGCACGCTTCTGGCGCGCGCCCTCGGCGGCCGGAGCCGCACCCTCGCCCTCCGGCTTCGCGGCCTCCTGCGAGCGCTGGCGGCGGCCCTGATGTTCAGACGACTGGCCCGGAGCGGTGTTGGCTTCCTTCTCCTTGGCGCCGTCCTTCTTGTCCTTGCCGTCCTTGGCCTGGTAGCGGGTGTCGGTGGCACCATTGGAGACGAGATAGGAGGCGAGGACGCCCGCCATGTCCGAGCTTGTGGTGTAGTGTTGGCGCAAGAAGCCCGGCAGCGAACCCGGCGCCACGGACTTCAGAAGTCCACGCGGGCTCTTGTGGCAGGCGTTGCAGGTCTGAGTGAAAAGCTGGGACGGGGTCTTGCCGGCCTCGAGGTTCGTCGCCTGCGCAAGAACGGTATCGACCGCGCCGAAGCCAATCAGAAGCAATACCGTCGCGAGGCTGAGCGCTCGGCTCGACATTCCCATCATCTCCATTGAATTCCGTGATTGCAGTCGGCACCCGGCGCGGCGGCGGTCACCTTTTAGCCGATTGAGCCGCGAATGGAAGCAGGCTCCACGCGCAAGGATGTGATTAAGCGATTTTCGAATATCGGCTGTGAACACAGCACACTAGCGGGGCCAGACCCCGCTCCCTAGATTTGGATGCAAACGCATAGGAACCGGAGCGGAACCTGAGCGTCAGATATGAAGGCCGTTGGTCGCATCTCTTCGGGTTCGCTCGGGAGGAAGGTGCTGATGGACCGCTTGTTGCGTAAATTCCTGTCTCAATTCATCCGCCGCGGGTCGCTGACGGTGACCGGCGCAAGCGGGGTGAAGTTCACCGTTGGCGACGGCTCTGGCGAACCGGTCGCGGTGCGCTTCGTGACCGCGGAAGCCGAGCGGAAGGTCCTCGTCAATCCCGAGCTCGGGCTCGGCGAAGCCTATATGGACGGCGAGTTCGTGGTCGAGCACGGCACCATAGCTGATGCCCTCGCGGTCCTGCTCGATCAACCCGACCTATTGCCGCAGTGGGCAAAACCCTGGTGGCACCTGCGCTACCTGACGCGGCACCTGAAACAGTTCAATCCGCGCTCGCGCTCCCGCAGCAATGTGGCGCACCACTACGACCTCGATGCCCGGCTCTATTCGCTCTTCCTCGACGCCGACAAGCAATATAGCTGCGCCTATTTCGAGACGCCGGAGACGACGCTCGACGATGCGCAGCTCGCCAAGAAGCGGCACATCGCCGCTAAGCTGCTCGTCAGGAGCGGTCTGCGCGTACTCGACATCGGCTCGGGCTGGGGCGGGCTCGGGCTCTATCTCGCGGAGATCGCCGGCGCCGACGTCACCGGAATCACGCTCTCGACCGAACAGTTGCAGATCGCCAATACCCGCGCTGCCGAAAAGGGTCTGACGGGCTCGGCCAAATTCCTGCTCGAGGACTACCGCGACATCGCCGGCCCATTCGACCGTATCGTCTCGGTCGGCATGTTCGAGCATGTCGGCGCCCGGTTCTACGACACCTACTTCCAGCGCTGTGCCGAGCTGCTGAGCGAGGACGGTGTCATGCTGCTGCATTCGATCGGCCGTTCGCAGGGTCCTGACTCGACCAATCCCTGGATCGCCAAGTACATCTTCCCCGGCGGCTACATCCCCGCGCTGTCGGAGGTGCTGCCGGCGATCGAGCGGGCGGGCCTGTTGGTCTGCGACATCGAGATCCTGCGCCTGCACTACGCCGAAACGCTGAAGGCCTGGCGGGAGCGCTTCATGGCGCGGCGAGAGGAGGCCGTGCAGCTCTACGACGAGCGCTTCGCGTTGATGTGGGAATTTTATCTGGCGGCCTGCGAGATGACGTTCCGCAAGCAGGACATGATGAACTTCCAGATCCAGCTCGCCCGGCATCAGGGCGTAGTGCCGATGACGCGCGACTACATCATGAGCGACGAAGCCCGGCTGCGGGCCCTCGAACGCGGCGCCAAGCCCAGACTGAAGCTCGCAGGTGAGTAGGTCCTAGTGACGCAGGGTCGAAATCTGGGAGAGCCGGAAAGAGGCGGTGAGCGCCAGTTGCGCCCGCAGTTCCACGAGGAGTTCGGGGGCGACCGGCTGACGCCGCACCTCGGGTCGCTCGGCGTGCTCCATGGCCGCAATGAGGCCTGCTAGCCAGCGCCGGCTGCCTGCCTCACTTCTCCACATTTGGTGCTGCCGTTCTGGCCGCATTGCCTGCCTCGTCTCCCTGCCGGCGGACGGGGACAACTCCGTGCCCTCCGGCCAGTTCCGGCTCTGCCCCGAAAGAATCCGGGAAGATGTGATCTGCTTCACATAAGTCTGGTCGGAGCTGGCTTAGATCGTCGCCATGAGCAAAGAGACCCAAACCTCATTCGACGTGCAGGACGACCTCCGCACCGATTACGCCTTGATCGTTACCGGCGTTGGGGCGGCCCTTGTTGCGCTGATCTACCTCCTGCTGGTCTGAATCCGAGCCGAAAGCTCCCAGCGTGCGTCAATTCGCGCTCTCTCTCCGGTACGTCTGCGCGCCAATCCATTAGGTTCACGGGGTTCAGGATTTTTCCACGGCACGGTCGCGGCCGCTTCCAGCCCGCGTCGGGTTCCGCGAAAATCCGTCAAGCGCGGCGCGTGCCGCGGCTGCCAATCATCCACCATTTTTACTGAACGGTTGATAGCGGTCAGCTTTTGCTTCCGCTTTGGGCCGAGGCGGCGCTTTATCCCGGCCCCGCATCTGCCCAAGAAAATTGCTAAGCACGTCCGACCATGGCCCTGACTGATTCGAACGTCCTCAAACTCGCGCCCGAAGCCGGAACTCCCGCCTATCGGAGCGCGCCGCACAATATCGAGGCGGAACAGAGCCTTCTGGGCGCGATCCTGGTCAACAACGACGCCTTCTATCGCGTCTCGGACTTCCTGGAGGCGAAGCATTTCTTCGAGCCGCTGCACCAGACCATCTTCGAGACCGCCAGCAGCCTGATCCGGATGGGCAAGATCGCGACGCCCGTCACGCTGAAGACGTTCCTGCCCGCCGAT
This genomic stretch from Bradyrhizobium sp. CCGB12 harbors:
- the rplI gene encoding 50S ribosomal protein L9, with product MEVILLERVNKLGQMGEVVKVRDGYARNFLLKRGKALRATADNRAKYDGMKADLEARNLQAKGEASKVAEKIQGKNIIVIRQASEAGQLFGSVTVRDIVMAFEADGVHLDRPQVQLDAPIKTIGKHTVTVAVHPEVEVEITVTVARSQDEAERINRGEDISTRNEDRDAAAEAIAAAGEFFDPEAQHDDEPAPAAEATEK
- a CDS encoding DUF2232 domain-containing protein — translated: MMAFGLIALIAGAASALMFASIISGALISLVLFYLAPLPLMVAAIGWGPLCASLGGIAAAVGLGALFGLPYCIAFAVTVALPAWWLGHLVLLGRQVGGVAPDASAAEPPAEPVIEWYPVGRILLWIAGFATLTTMAALLTLGTDAETITGTLRRGMIRLLRAADPQTSGEASQFVDALVRIAPAAATIVAMMTLTLNLWLSAKVTATSGRLRRPWPDLMSAELPPMTLVVLCIALAFCFTGGLLAIVAQITTAALMMAYALTGFAVLHTLTLALKSRTFWLGSTYAVVVVFGWPVIAMVILGLADSVFGFRERFLRSRQPPPLPTP
- a CDS encoding TetR/AcrR family transcriptional regulator, coding for MAASVRDDLLAAGLVVFDRVGFEAATVAAIRARARASNGSFFHAFGSKKELAGALFLEVLRHYHAAVLTALDPMPDAELGIDRLIRAHLDWVVTSRREARYLFEISRSEWGEDVRDAQRAQNARLAEGIERWRAPLVASGEFLPMTPVMFVSQLIGPAQIFCRAFLSGRDRTDPRIEADTLIACAIRALRPLDRINKQ
- a CDS encoding PaaI family thioesterase, encoding MRAEADPEFAAVAERIHANVGRQGFMNLVGAELSELSRGTCTIAVERRPELLQQHGFFHGGVTAFLVDNATTIAAATSRGQPALTAEYKLNLLSPAVGEKLICRAKVIKPGRQVAVVAADVFCVSDGVEKHTATALASIAMLSEDVAAKTKSPAA
- a CDS encoding TetR/AcrR family transcriptional regulator C-terminal domain-containing protein, translated to MADNSAHVPLETGVSDPKHAARATRSAGRKMRSLLLDAASPLFRERGLSGTAITDIAAAADAFPSQITYYFRTKEALFVECACRDLLYLARATEQAALKARTPQDYTHALAATVTASDSIAFFAEALTLTRRRQDLAPLVERTIERLHSEGARAYAGQVARHGWRSLRAPDESSRRFWAVAIGVILEGYAMGRSPEALCAEMLRVLGEQAKSTGDSARLRLVDERDASTTSDEEG
- the rpsF gene encoding 30S ribosomal protein S6, whose translation is MALYEHVFLARQDASPQQVEELTAQMTGIVEGLGGKVTKTENWGVRSLTYRMNKNRKAHFVLLNIDAPAAAIAEIERQERISEDVIRYLSVRVEELEEGPSAMMRKADRDRERDDRGGGFRDREGGGFRGDREGGFRGGDRDGGGFRGDRGPRRPREEAETTTDGE
- a CDS encoding fatty acid desaturase family protein → MTALRMRARDFLTDDQLADVRQRVTWKGVAMIAHAWGLIIGAIALVAWWPNPLTYVLAVAIIGSRQLGLSILMHDGAHGCLSANEKTNLTLSQWFCAYPLFAETRSYRRYHLQHHARTQQEDDPDLVLSAPFPITRLSYRRKFIRDITGQTGYQQRKSQLLNALGPKDWSWRQRATHFWEQLGPQCAVNGIMFAALAAAGVWWAYPLLWLVPLLTWMMVITRIRNIAEHAVVPDSNDPLRNTRTTHASFLERLFIAPYYVNYHLEHHLLFYVPCYNLPKVHRLLSASRHAGRMEVQPGYAAVLRLATAKPNQDDRPGQLVNSARRARAGAEVDANQTAGGF
- the rpsR gene encoding 30S ribosomal protein S18 produces the protein MAEAGARRPFFRRRKSCPFTGANAPKIDYKDSKLLMRYVSERGKIVPSRITAVSAKKQRELARAIKRARFLGLLPYVIR
- a CDS encoding cyclopropane-fatty-acyl-phospholipid synthase family protein, which codes for MDRLLRKFLSQFIRRGSLTVTGASGVKFTVGDGSGEPVAVRFVTAEAERKVLVNPELGLGEAYMDGEFVVEHGTIADALAVLLDQPDLLPQWAKPWWHLRYLTRHLKQFNPRSRSRSNVAHHYDLDARLYSLFLDADKQYSCAYFETPETTLDDAQLAKKRHIAAKLLVRSGLRVLDIGSGWGGLGLYLAEIAGADVTGITLSTEQLQIANTRAAEKGLTGSAKFLLEDYRDIAGPFDRIVSVGMFEHVGARFYDTYFQRCAELLSEDGVMLLHSIGRSQGPDSTNPWIAKYIFPGGYIPALSEVLPAIERAGLLVCDIEILRLHYAETLKAWRERFMARREEAVQLYDERFALMWEFYLAACEMTFRKQDMMNFQIQLARHQGVVPMTRDYIMSDEARLRALERGAKPRLKLAGE